In Gemmatimonadetes bacterium T265, one DNA window encodes the following:
- the cysS gene encoding cysteine--tRNA ligase: MSAPDVTRSTPAGPSARPDAGSGKPFRLYNTMTRAVEPFAPADGRVVRLYTCGPTVYNAAHLGNFRTFLFEDLLRRALRRAGWHVEQVMNLTDVDDKIIRRAGEQGRTITEVTDPVVELFQHDRAWLRIEAAEHYPRATSYIAEMIALVARLEEEGVAYRADDGSVYFAIDRFPGYGKLSRLDTREIKAGARVAQDDYSKENAQDFALWKAATELDEATGAAWDSPWGRGRPGWHLECSAMAMTILGETIDLHCGGIDLVFPHHEDEIAQSEAATGRTFSRAWAHGEFLLVEGSKMAKRIGNTVTVQRLREEGYSAAAIRHFVYGTHYRKQLNLTDEALDASREAVRRVGEFAARLAGATGGTPELAAAAAALEAEADAALFDDLNAPEALGALFTFIRRANAELDRCGEDRDALEAARRAFVGLDAVLDLVPAREDVDTGLSEWVAERLDARKAARARRDFAAADAIRGELDARGVEIKDTPQGTTWQVR; encoded by the coding sequence ATGTCCGCACCAGACGTAACGCGCTCCACGCCCGCCGGCCCGTCGGCCCGACCCGACGCCGGTTCAGGCAAGCCTTTCCGGCTCTACAACACGATGACGCGGGCGGTCGAGCCGTTCGCGCCCGCGGACGGCCGCGTGGTGCGGCTCTACACCTGCGGACCGACGGTCTACAACGCCGCGCACCTCGGCAATTTCCGCACGTTCCTCTTCGAGGACCTGCTGCGCCGCGCCCTGCGCCGCGCGGGGTGGCACGTCGAGCAGGTGATGAACCTGACCGACGTCGACGACAAGATCATCCGCCGCGCCGGCGAGCAGGGGCGGACGATCACCGAGGTCACCGACCCGGTCGTCGAGCTCTTCCAGCACGACCGCGCGTGGCTGCGCATCGAGGCCGCCGAGCACTACCCGCGCGCCACGTCGTACATCGCCGAGATGATCGCGCTCGTCGCGCGGCTGGAAGAGGAGGGCGTCGCCTACCGCGCCGACGACGGCTCCGTCTACTTCGCGATCGACCGCTTTCCGGGCTACGGCAAGCTCTCGCGCCTCGACACGCGCGAGATCAAGGCCGGCGCGCGCGTCGCGCAGGACGACTACTCGAAGGAGAACGCGCAGGACTTTGCGCTCTGGAAGGCCGCCACGGAGCTCGACGAGGCGACGGGCGCGGCGTGGGACTCGCCGTGGGGCCGCGGCCGCCCCGGCTGGCACCTCGAGTGCTCCGCGATGGCGATGACGATCCTCGGCGAAACGATCGACCTGCACTGCGGCGGCATCGACCTCGTCTTCCCACACCACGAGGACGAGATCGCGCAGAGCGAGGCCGCGACCGGCCGCACGTTCAGCCGCGCCTGGGCGCACGGCGAGTTCCTGCTCGTCGAGGGCTCGAAGATGGCGAAGCGCATCGGCAACACGGTGACCGTGCAGCGCCTGCGCGAGGAGGGCTACTCGGCGGCGGCCATCCGCCACTTCGTCTACGGCACGCACTACCGCAAGCAGCTCAACCTCACGGACGAGGCGCTCGACGCCTCGCGCGAGGCGGTGCGGCGCGTCGGCGAGTTCGCGGCGCGGCTGGCCGGCGCGACGGGCGGCACGCCGGAGTTGGCCGCGGCCGCCGCGGCGCTCGAGGCGGAGGCGGACGCCGCGCTGTTCGACGACCTGAACGCTCCGGAAGCGTTAGGCGCGCTGTTCACCTTCATCCGGCGCGCGAACGCGGAGCTGGACCGGTGCGGGGAGGACCGCGACGCGCTCGAGGCCGCGCGCCGGGCGTTCGTGGGTCTGGACGCGGTGCTCGACCTCGTCCCCGCGCGGGAGGACGTGGACACCGGGCTGTCGGAGTGGGTCGCGGAACGACTCGACGCGCGCAAGGCGGCGCGCGCGCGGCGCGACTTCGCGGCGGCGGACGCGATCCGCGGGGAGCTGGACGCGCGCGGCGTGGAGATCAAGGACACGCCGCAGGGAACGACGTGGCAGGTGCGGTAG
- a CDS encoding DUF3072 domain-containing protein — translation MTDKATAANADQSNTIKDPDTWTTGDQPMTGAQKSYLHTLAEEAHEEVDDDLTKAEASKKIDELQAETGRGTTKSKGK, via the coding sequence ATGACGGACAAGGCCACCGCGGCGAACGCCGACCAGAGCAACACGATCAAGGATCCGGACACCTGGACGACCGGCGACCAGCCGATGACCGGCGCCCAGAAGTCGTACCTGCACACGCTCGCCGAAGAGGCCCACGAGGAGGTCGACGACGACCTCACGAAGGCCGAGGCGTCGAAGAAGATCGACGAGCTGCAGGCGGAGACCGGCCGCGGCACGACGAAGTCGAAGGGCAAGTAA
- a CDS encoding AI-2E family transporter, whose amino-acid sequence MTAVAYRTGDDGAADGAALAGGAYFGEAGGGPTARRFRFAPLLAATILTVLLLWLFGTVADVLLLLFIAVLVSLYLGALAGVIGRRLRVPRGAALAVAGLLTLGAITALLWLLVPPVIEQTQALVRVFPRYVNAWDEGVDRLVVRAPGLSSVWQPGHHNLAITLYEQGASFLSGMLPRVFSVVHASINVVSVAVMAIYLSLRPVFYREQLIAYFPPVHRGLVRDILGDVAGQLRSWIVGQLTAMVVLAVLTAFGLYLLGVPYWLTFGVFTGAVAIVPFFGTLLSTVLPAAFVLALPDGGTRALLVLGLGVVIHLIEGNFVGPMIASRRVEIPPVLSILSVLIIGKLLGGVGLLVAVPTVATLRVVVNRILLQRMYEGRGFRRAPRDQPLVVRVPAADGDGVFVPDAGQVDLIAIAERRVRAAA is encoded by the coding sequence GTGACGGCGGTCGCCTACCGCACGGGCGACGACGGCGCGGCGGACGGGGCCGCGCTCGCCGGCGGCGCGTACTTCGGGGAGGCCGGCGGCGGACCGACGGCGCGGCGCTTCCGCTTCGCGCCGCTGCTCGCGGCGACGATCCTCACCGTCCTGCTCCTCTGGCTGTTCGGGACGGTGGCCGACGTGCTGCTGCTCCTTTTCATCGCGGTGCTCGTCTCGCTCTACCTCGGCGCGCTCGCCGGCGTCATCGGGCGGCGGCTCCGCGTGCCGCGCGGCGCCGCGCTCGCGGTCGCGGGGCTGCTCACGTTAGGCGCGATCACCGCGCTGCTCTGGCTGCTCGTGCCGCCCGTGATCGAGCAGACCCAGGCGTTGGTCCGCGTCTTCCCGCGCTACGTCAACGCGTGGGACGAGGGCGTCGACCGCCTCGTGGTCCGCGCGCCGGGGCTCTCGAGCGTCTGGCAGCCCGGCCACCACAACCTCGCGATCACGCTCTACGAGCAGGGCGCGTCGTTCCTGAGCGGGATGCTCCCGCGCGTGTTCTCGGTCGTGCACGCGTCGATCAACGTCGTGTCGGTCGCGGTGATGGCGATCTACCTGTCGCTGCGGCCGGTGTTCTACCGCGAACAGCTCATCGCCTACTTCCCGCCGGTGCACCGCGGCCTCGTGCGCGACATCCTCGGCGACGTCGCGGGCCAGCTTCGGTCGTGGATCGTCGGGCAGCTCACCGCGATGGTCGTGCTCGCCGTACTCACCGCGTTCGGGCTGTACCTGCTCGGCGTGCCGTACTGGCTCACCTTCGGCGTGTTCACGGGTGCCGTTGCGATCGTGCCGTTCTTCGGCACGCTGCTTTCGACGGTCCTCCCGGCGGCGTTCGTGCTCGCGCTCCCCGACGGCGGGACCCGGGCGCTGCTCGTGCTCGGGCTCGGCGTCGTGATCCACCTGATCGAGGGCAACTTCGTCGGGCCGATGATCGCGTCGCGGCGCGTCGAGATCCCGCCGGTGCTCTCGATCCTCTCGGTGCTCATCATCGGCAAGCTCCTTGGCGGCGTCGGCCTGCTGGTCGCGGTGCCGACGGTCGCGACGCTGCGCGTCGTCGTCAACCGGATCCTGCTGCAGCGCATGTACGAGGGACGCGGGTTCCGGCGCGCGCCACGCGATCAGCCCCTCGTGGTGCGCGTGCCGGCCGCCGACGGCGACGGCGTGTTCGTGCCCGACGCCGGGCAGGTGGACCTGATTGCGATCGCCGAGCGGCGGGTGCGGGCGGCGGCCTGA
- a CDS encoding L-serine dehydratase, iron-sulfur-dependent subunit alpha, whose translation MYRSLHEAVRDAESQGTTLAQVALAAESADSGRPVDDIRASLGRALDVMRGAVARGLVGDLRSSSGLVGGDAAKLVTGPPGPLAGTPFRDVLARALAVQEVNAAMGVIVAAPTAGGAGVLPAVLTGLADARGLGDDALVDALATAGLIGAVVADRASLSGAEGGCQAETGAAAGMAAGAATEMLGGTPRQAYHAVALAQQGTLGLVCDPLGGLVELPCVFRNATAAAIAMAAIEMALAGVEFAIPADEVIDTMGEIGRNMDVRYRETAGGGLAATPTGRRLARERLVQIKRAS comes from the coding sequence ATGTACCGCTCCCTCCACGAAGCCGTCCGCGACGCCGAGTCGCAGGGTACGACGCTCGCCCAGGTCGCGCTCGCCGCCGAGAGCGCCGACAGCGGCCGCCCGGTCGATGACATCCGCGCCTCGCTCGGCCGTGCGCTCGACGTCATGCGCGGCGCGGTCGCCCGCGGCCTCGTCGGCGACCTGCGCTCGTCGAGCGGCCTCGTCGGGGGCGACGCGGCCAAACTCGTCACCGGCCCGCCGGGCCCGCTCGCCGGCACGCCGTTCCGCGACGTGCTCGCCCGCGCGCTCGCCGTGCAGGAGGTGAACGCGGCGATGGGCGTGATCGTCGCCGCGCCGACGGCGGGCGGGGCGGGCGTGCTCCCCGCGGTCCTCACCGGCCTCGCCGACGCGCGCGGGTTGGGCGACGACGCGCTCGTCGACGCGCTCGCGACCGCGGGCCTGATCGGCGCCGTCGTCGCCGACCGCGCCTCGCTTTCCGGCGCCGAGGGCGGCTGCCAGGCCGAGACCGGTGCGGCCGCGGGGATGGCCGCGGGCGCGGCGACCGAAATGCTCGGCGGCACGCCGCGCCAGGCCTACCACGCCGTCGCGCTCGCCCAGCAGGGCACCCTCGGCCTCGTCTGCGACCCGTTAGGCGGCCTCGTCGAGCTGCCGTGCGTGTTCCGCAACGCGACGGCGGCGGCGATCGCGATGGCCGCGATCGAGATGGCGCTCGCCGGCGTCGAGTTCGCGATTCCCGCCGACGAGGTGATCGACACGATGGGCGAAATCGGACGCAACATGGACGTGCGCTACCGCGAGACGGCGGGCGGCGGCCTGGCCGCGACGCCCACGGGGCGGCGGCTCGCGCGGGAGCGCCTGGTCCAGATCAAGCGCGCGAGCTGA
- a CDS encoding L-serine dehydratase, iron-sulfur-dependent subunit beta has product MVSLLDIIGPVMVGPSSSHTAGACRLGLLARGLVGGTPERATVELHGSFARTGEGHGTDKAIVGGLMGFRPDDERLRDALGIAERDGLDYRFEKTTLGEDNVVHPNTVRLTVERGTRRSVMTGSSLGAGRVLVTEIDGYPVEVTGNYHTVVLVAEDVKGSIAAITHLLSAFDLNIATLKVTRRQRGGDAFMVYEMDEAPDERVRDVIRALPWVKWAFRLDKVGA; this is encoded by the coding sequence ATGGTTTCCCTGCTCGACATCATCGGCCCCGTGATGGTCGGCCCGTCGTCGTCGCACACCGCCGGCGCGTGCCGACTCGGGTTGCTCGCGCGGGGGCTCGTCGGCGGCACTCCCGAGCGCGCGACCGTCGAGTTGCACGGCTCGTTCGCGCGCACCGGCGAGGGGCACGGCACCGACAAGGCGATCGTCGGCGGCCTGATGGGCTTCCGCCCCGACGACGAGCGCCTGCGCGACGCGCTCGGGATCGCCGAGCGCGACGGACTCGACTACCGGTTCGAAAAGACGACCCTCGGCGAGGACAACGTCGTGCATCCCAACACCGTCCGCCTGACCGTCGAGCGCGGGACGCGGCGGAGCGTGATGACCGGCTCGTCGTTAGGCGCCGGACGCGTGCTCGTCACCGAGATCGACGGCTACCCGGTCGAGGTCACGGGCAACTACCACACGGTCGTGCTCGTTGCGGAGGACGTGAAGGGGTCGATCGCCGCGATCACCCACCTGCTGTCGGCGTTCGACCTGAACATCGCGACGCTCAAGGTCACGCGCCGGCAGCGCGGCGGCGACGCGTTCATGGTCTACGAGATGGACGAGGCGCCCGACGAGCGCGTGCGCGACGTGATTCGCGCGCTGCCGTGGGTGAAGTGGGCGTTTCGGCTGGACAAGGTGGGGGCGTGA
- the uvrA_1 gene encoding UvrABC system protein A yields the protein MSEEALVVRGAREHNLKNIDVTIPRDKLTVVTGLSGSGKSSLAFDTIYAEGQRRYVESLSAYARQFLGLMEKPDVDVIEGLSPAISIEQKNAGNNPRSTVGTVTEIYDYLRLLYARAGTPHCANCGRPVQRQSPVQIAATILSWTEGTRIEVRAPLVQSRKGEFRELFDDARRQGFVRAVVDGQLVELADPPALNRRQNHSVSVIVDRLVVRSDDRGRLTDSLETALRLANGLVEVVEYPAPDEVPTSTDPADAAAVGEPVRKNEPETHLFSERYGCPVCGTSLPELEPRQFSFNSPFGACPACGGLGTRKEVSPQLVLGDPSITILEGVVLPWGEPDGYLRKTILPGLAAALGFQLNTPWGKLPESVRHALLYGAGAAGDAKPARKTAAKRTGRTAGKAVTGDVQWEGILANVRRRYDETSSDSIRIELDAFMVATPCSTCHGQRLKPESLAVTVHGRNLGDVVDLSIVETREFFASIPVRTDARPGLDPEIAGPILKEVRERLSFLVDVGLDYLTLNRSAESLSGGEAQRIRLATQIGSRLVGVLYILDEPSIGLHQRDNGRLLATLKQLRDLGNTVIVVEHDEETMREADHLIDLGPGAGKHGGYVVAAGTVEEVERDPASLTGQYLSGKRAIPVRAERRPRDPRRVIRVEDAHEHNLRHVDLEIPLGTFVAVTGVSGSGKSTLVSDILHNALARHFYRARVIPGAHRRITGLEHIDKVIDIDQSPIGRTPRSNPATYTGLFTPVRELFAEMPEAKIRGYGPGRFSFNVKGGRCEACQGDGLVKIEMHFLPDVFVPCDVCKGKRFNRETLEVRFRGMSIADVLDLTVEDACGQFENQPRINRQLETLRDVGLGYVHLGQSATTLSGGEAQRVKLATELAKRDTGRTLYILDEPTTGLHFEDVRLLLEVLHRLVDRGNTVLVIEHSLDVIKTADWIVDLGPEGGLRGGQIVAQGTPEEVARVDASHTGHYLRPLLPALRTVPLKKAS from the coding sequence GCGCCCGCGAGCACAATCTCAAGAACATCGACGTCACCATCCCGCGCGACAAGCTGACGGTCGTGACGGGCCTGAGCGGCAGCGGCAAGTCGTCCCTGGCCTTCGACACGATCTACGCCGAGGGCCAGCGCCGCTACGTCGAGTCGCTCTCCGCCTACGCGCGGCAGTTCCTCGGCCTCATGGAGAAGCCCGACGTCGACGTCATCGAGGGCCTCTCCCCGGCGATCTCGATCGAACAGAAGAACGCGGGTAACAACCCGCGCTCGACCGTCGGCACGGTCACCGAGATCTACGACTACCTGCGCCTGCTCTACGCCCGCGCCGGGACGCCGCACTGCGCGAACTGCGGCCGCCCCGTCCAGCGCCAGAGCCCCGTGCAGATCGCCGCGACCATCCTCTCGTGGACCGAGGGCACCCGCATCGAGGTGCGCGCCCCGTTAGTCCAGTCGCGCAAGGGCGAGTTCCGCGAGCTGTTCGACGACGCGCGCCGCCAGGGTTTCGTGCGCGCCGTCGTCGACGGCCAGCTCGTCGAACTCGCCGACCCGCCCGCGCTCAACCGGCGACAGAACCACTCCGTTTCGGTGATCGTCGACCGCCTCGTCGTCCGCTCCGACGACCGCGGCCGCCTCACCGATTCGCTCGAGACCGCGCTCCGCCTCGCGAACGGCCTCGTCGAAGTCGTCGAGTACCCGGCGCCCGACGAGGTCCCAACGTCGACCGACCCGGCCGACGCGGCCGCGGTCGGCGAGCCGGTGCGGAAGAACGAGCCCGAAACGCACCTCTTCTCCGAGCGCTACGGCTGCCCCGTCTGCGGCACCTCGCTCCCCGAGCTCGAGCCGCGCCAGTTCTCCTTCAACTCGCCCTTCGGCGCCTGCCCCGCCTGCGGCGGCCTCGGCACCCGTAAGGAGGTGAGCCCGCAGCTCGTCCTCGGCGACCCGTCGATCACGATCCTCGAGGGCGTCGTGCTCCCCTGGGGCGAGCCCGACGGCTACCTGCGGAAGACGATCCTCCCCGGGCTCGCCGCCGCGTTAGGCTTTCAGCTCAACACCCCCTGGGGCAAGCTCCCCGAGTCGGTGCGGCACGCGCTGCTGTACGGCGCGGGTGCCGCGGGCGACGCGAAGCCCGCGCGGAAGACGGCGGCCAAGCGGACGGGCCGCACGGCCGGCAAGGCCGTGACGGGCGACGTGCAGTGGGAGGGCATCCTCGCCAACGTGCGCCGCCGCTACGACGAGACGTCGAGCGACAGCATCCGCATCGAGCTCGACGCGTTCATGGTCGCGACGCCGTGCTCCACCTGCCACGGCCAGCGCCTCAAGCCCGAGTCGCTCGCCGTCACCGTGCACGGCCGCAACCTCGGCGACGTCGTCGACCTCTCGATCGTCGAGACGCGCGAGTTCTTCGCGAGCATCCCCGTGCGCACCGACGCCCGCCCCGGACTCGACCCCGAGATCGCCGGCCCGATCCTGAAGGAGGTCCGCGAGCGCCTCTCCTTCCTCGTCGACGTCGGCCTCGACTACCTCACGCTCAACCGGTCGGCCGAGTCGTTGTCCGGCGGCGAGGCACAGCGCATCCGCCTCGCGACGCAGATCGGCTCGCGCCTCGTCGGCGTGCTCTACATCCTCGACGAGCCGAGCATCGGGCTGCACCAGCGCGACAACGGGCGCCTGCTCGCGACGCTCAAGCAGCTGCGCGACCTCGGCAACACGGTGATCGTCGTCGAGCACGACGAGGAGACGATGCGCGAGGCCGACCACCTCATCGACCTCGGCCCAGGGGCCGGGAAGCACGGCGGGTACGTCGTCGCGGCCGGCACGGTCGAGGAAGTCGAGCGCGACCCCGCCTCGCTCACCGGCCAGTACCTGAGCGGCAAGCGCGCCATTCCCGTGCGGGCCGAACGCCGGCCGCGCGACCCGCGCCGCGTGATCCGCGTGGAAGACGCGCACGAGCACAACCTGCGGCACGTCGACCTCGAGATCCCGTTAGGCACCTTCGTCGCCGTGACCGGCGTGAGCGGGTCGGGCAAGAGCACGCTCGTCTCCGACATCCTGCACAACGCCCTCGCGCGGCACTTCTACCGGGCGCGCGTCATCCCCGGCGCGCACCGGCGCATCACCGGGCTGGAGCACATCGACAAGGTCATCGACATCGACCAGAGCCCGATCGGCCGCACGCCGCGCTCCAACCCGGCGACCTACACGGGGCTCTTCACCCCCGTGCGCGAGCTGTTCGCCGAGATGCCCGAGGCGAAGATCCGCGGCTACGGCCCTGGGCGCTTCTCGTTCAACGTCAAGGGCGGGCGCTGCGAGGCGTGTCAGGGCGACGGCCTCGTCAAGATCGAGATGCACTTCCTCCCCGACGTCTTCGTACCGTGTGACGTCTGCAAGGGGAAGCGCTTCAACCGCGAGACGCTCGAAGTCCGCTTCCGCGGCATGTCGATCGCCGACGTGCTCGACCTCACCGTCGAGGACGCGTGCGGGCAGTTCGAGAACCAGCCGCGCATCAACCGCCAGCTCGAAACCCTGCGCGACGTCGGGCTCGGCTACGTCCACCTCGGCCAGAGCGCGACGACGCTCTCCGGCGGCGAGGCGCAGCGCGTCAAGCTCGCGACCGAGCTCGCCAAGCGCGACACCGGGCGCACGCTCTACATCCTCGACGAGCCGACGACCGGGCTCCACTTCGAGGACGTACGCCTGCTCCTCGAGGTGCTCCACCGCCTCGTCGACCGCGGCAACACCGTGCTCGTCATCGAGCACTCGCTCGACGTCATCAAGACCGCCGACTGGATCGTCGATCTCGGGCCCGAGGGCGGGCTCCGCGGCGGGCAGATCGTCGCCCAGGGGACGCCCGAGGAGGTGGCCCGGGTGGACGCGAGCCACACCGGGCACTATCTCCGTCCGTTGCTCCCCGCGCTTCGCACGGTTCCGCTCAAAAAGGCGAGCTGA